In Brevinema andersonii, a genomic segment contains:
- a CDS encoding nicotinate phosphoribosyltransferase, which yields MPNIIHRENILSSFAVDAYKAGHYLQLPANAQAARLYLAPRCALSDYSAQYIVFGVKYFIEKYLLTPITKKDIINSLKIWNHFNINNTTYPFPEDGFEHIIEHYNGYLPITIHGVKEGQILDQYNIPLFTISIDDSRLVWLPGFIETAFQRAIWYPSTVASISFTVRNLIYKAYKKSVDPEVYGSLDYSLHDFGARGASSGESASIGGLAHLLNFNGTDTMEAILLGHYLYNIPVEELACSIPASEHSTVTSWGNDIHAEKKSLLNLIDVCHHSQSKVFSFVSDSYNFYELIDQVWGDPYIISLIQNYGLTPVVRPDSGDPQDVILYALESLSKSWGYSINSKGYKVLNHIRIIQGDGMNLDKINKLINAILTYGFSIENLTFGMGGGLLQKHDRDTMSWSMKMYKIKIDNVWHDVQKRPLTQDNKKAFNPANIVDDQDWVIHYKYDSISAQPKIYQESFQQIRLRARKNSLLN from the coding sequence GCACGTTTATATTTGGCTCCGCGGTGTGCATTGTCTGATTATTCAGCTCAGTATATTGTATTTGGAGTTAAATATTTCATAGAAAAATATCTACTTACCCCTATCACAAAAAAAGATATTATAAATTCCTTAAAAATATGGAATCACTTTAATATCAATAATACAACATATCCCTTTCCTGAAGACGGTTTTGAACATATTATAGAACATTATAATGGATATTTACCGATCACTATCCATGGCGTAAAAGAAGGACAAATTTTGGATCAGTATAATATACCGCTATTTACGATCAGTATAGATGATTCCCGATTAGTTTGGCTTCCTGGCTTCATTGAAACGGCATTTCAAAGGGCTATCTGGTATCCTTCAACTGTAGCTAGTATTTCTTTTACTGTAAGAAATCTTATATATAAAGCATACAAAAAAAGTGTTGATCCAGAAGTTTATGGAAGTCTAGATTATAGTCTTCATGATTTTGGAGCACGAGGAGCTTCTTCAGGAGAAAGTGCATCTATCGGTGGTTTGGCCCACCTACTGAATTTTAATGGTACCGATACTATGGAAGCTATCTTATTAGGACATTATTTATATAATATTCCGGTAGAGGAATTAGCATGCTCTATTCCTGCTTCCGAACATAGTACGGTAACCAGTTGGGGAAATGATATCCATGCCGAAAAAAAATCTCTGCTCAACCTTATTGACGTATGTCATCACTCTCAAAGCAAAGTATTTTCTTTTGTCTCTGATTCCTACAATTTTTATGAACTTATCGATCAAGTTTGGGGGGATCCTTACATTATCTCTTTGATTCAAAATTATGGCTTAACACCAGTTGTTCGTCCGGATTCCGGAGATCCTCAAGATGTTATACTATATGCACTAGAATCTCTGAGTAAAAGCTGGGGATACAGTATTAACAGTAAAGGTTACAAAGTATTAAACCATATCCGCATTATTCAAGGTGATGGAATGAATCTTGATAAAATAAATAAATTAATTAATGCTATCTTAACATATGGATTCTCTATAGAAAATCTAACCTTTGGTATGGGAGGTGGCTTGTTGCAAAAACATGATCGTGATACTATGAGCTGGTCAATGAAGATGTATAAAATAAAAATCGATAATGTTTGGCATGATGTTCAAAAAAGGCCATTGACTCAAGATAATAAAAAAGCTTTCAATCCTGCTAATATTGTTGATGATCAAGATTGGGTTATCCATTATAAATATGATTCTATATCTGCTCAACCAAAAATATATCAAGAATCATTTCAGCAGATTCGTTTGAGAGCAAGAAAAAACAGCCTCTTAAATTAG
- a CDS encoding ATP-binding cassette domain-containing protein, which produces MLSGGEQQGLGIARAFLHSSEILLLDEPTSNLDSLNESVILWSLKEHCKDKTIILVSHRHSTLSICDHI; this is translated from the coding sequence ATGCTTTCTGGAGGCGAACAACAAGGATTAGGGATTGCTCGTGCATTTTTACATAGCAGTGAGATTTTATTACTTGATGAACCAACGAGTAATTTAGACAGTTTGAATGAAAGTGTTATTCTTTGGTCTTTAAAGGAACATTGTAAGGATAAAACTATTATTTTGGTATCACACCGACATTCTACATTAAGTATTTGTGATCATATATAA
- a CDS encoding ATP-binding cassette domain-containing protein: MKIQQARVFGVEGKSGSGKSTLLKLIMRFYDPQLGKVSIGTIPVKDINTNSLRQHIAYVTPRYLFI; this comes from the coding sequence TTGAAAATACAACAAGCTAGGGTTTTTGGAGTTGAAGGTAAAAGTGGTAGTGGCAAATCGACATTACTTAAATTGATTATGCGTTTTTATGATCCACAGCTGGGTAAAGTTTCAATAGGAACGATACCTGTAAAAGATATTAATACTAATTCTTTAAGGCAACATATTGCTTATGTAACTCCAAGATACTTATTTATTTAA